The genomic interval AGGCGACTTCACTCGAGCTGGAGAAGTCCCTTGCCGCGGGCCTGTCCTCCTCCCGTCCCCTCTCGGCCTGGTTCCACGGGCCGGAGGGGATGGTGCTCCTCCAGGAGCCCTCGGGCTTCGCTGGCTTCCTGGCCGGCACGCTCGGGACGCTGTCGGTGGAGGAGGTCTTCGCCCACGTCCTGACGGGCATCCGCAGTGGGCTGCTCGCCGTGCAGAGCGGCGCGGTCCGGCGGACGGTGTCGTTCCGGGACGGGCAGGTGGTGTTCGCCACCTCCACGGAGCGCTCGGAGCGGCTGGGCGCGGTGCTCACGCGGCTGGGGATGGTGACGCAGACGCAGCTCACGCAGGCCCTGTCTCGCGTGACGCCCTCTCGCCGCATCGGCCAGGTGTTGACCTCCGAGGGGCTGGTGTCCGAGGCCCACCTCTACGGCGCCATGACGTACGTGGTGCGTGAGGTGGTGCTCAGCCTCTTCGAGTTGACGGAAGGAAGCTTCCTGTTCGTCGAGGGCCCCGCGCCCATGGCGGACGTGGTGAAGCTGCCCGAGCGCACGAGGGACCTGGTGCTCACCGGCATCAAGCGCTCTGAGGAGTTGGCCCGTCTGCGGCGGCGCTATCCGGAGGACCTGCGCGCGGAGCCAGGGCCCGCGGGGGCTCGGCCGGGCGAGGAGCGCTTCTTCCAGCGGCTGGGGTCGGGCGCGACGCTGGCCGACTTGCGCGTGGTGCGCGAGGGCGGGCAGCACGCGTTCTACTCGTGGCTGGATGAGTGCGTGCGTGGGGGGCACCTCCAGGTGCGTCCCTTGACTCCGGCCGCCCCGTCGGTGCCGGCCGTCGAGGGCATGGCGTGGGAGTTGTTGTCCGCGGAGGAGCGATACAACCTGCTCCTGTCGTTGATCCACCGGGCGCTGCGCGACGCGGGGAAGGACGTGGACCTGTTGCGCGGCTTCCTGGATGCGCCGCCGTCTGGATTGGAAGAGGCCTTCGCGGGCGTGGTGCCCGGCGCGGATGGGCGCGTGGACGTGACGCGGCTGCGCGCCAACCTGTCCACGGGAGGCGAGGCCGTGGCGCGCGCGATGACGCTGGAGGCGCTGGACGCCATCGTCTCCTATGCCCTGTTCTCCGCGCGCAATGTGTTGCCGCCCGACGTCGCCGAGCGCTTGTCCAACACCTACCGCACCCTGCAGGGAGGTCTGGCCTAGCAGGCGGCCCATGCCCACGTTCGCAACCACTGCATTGGGTGGTTGGGGGACTGCATGGCTGTGTGGCGGAAGCTGGCGTGGGGAGTCCTGGTGCTGGGCGTGGGGTGCAGCGGCTCACGTCAGGCCTTGAAGGCGGACGCAGCGGCGGGGACGGGAGGCTCGGGCTCGGTGGCCTCGCTCCCAGCCTCTGTTTCAGGCCCCTACGTCGACGAGGAGCTGGGCTTCGAGGTCATCCGGCCCAGCGAGGAGTGGCAGTTGGAGGCCACCAACGAGCGCACGCCCGAGGGGCTCTCGATTCCGGTGGTGCTGCGCCACCCGCCCTCCGGCGCGCAGGTGGTCGTCCAGGTGGCGCCCCCCGTACAAGTCACCCCCGTCCAGTTCGCCGAACGTCTGACGGAGGGCCTGCGGCAGCAGCCCGGGTTCACCACGACGGACCCGGTGCCGCTCGCGCTGTCGGACAGCGCGGTGGGCTTCGACTTCGAGGTGGGGGATGGCGTGCGAGGCCGCGTGGTGGTGAGAGACGGCCGGCAGGGCCGCGTGTTGCTGATGCTGGCCACCTGGCCCGCGCAGTCCGTGGCGAGTGTCATCCAGAACGTGGATGCGCTCATCGTCGGCATCCGCCCTCTGCCCGAGCTCAAGGCCCACCCTCACAAGACGACGCCGCAGGCCTTTGTGCCTTGAAAGACGAAGCGCGCGGGCCTCGATGGAGGCTTCCGCGCGCCCGAGGGGCCCGTCACCTCCAACGGCGACGGGCCTGTGTCCTGGTTCGAGGTCTAGCCGCGCGCGGACTTGCGCGAGCCGCGCGGGGCGCGGGCGGGCCTGGCGCTCGGGGGCTCGATGGGCTCCGCGGCCTGGTTCTGCGCGCGCAGGCGGACCCACTCCACCAGCGTCCGCACGCCCACGCCCGTGGCGCCCTTGGCGTTGTAGCCGCGCTCCTTGGGGCTGTTGGATGGACCGGCGATATCCAGGTGCACCCACGGCGTGTCGCCCACGAACTCCTTGAGGAAGAGCGCGGCGTTGATGGAGCCGCCCCAGCGCTCACCGGAGTTCTTCATGTCGGCGACCTCGGAGCGCAGCGCGTCCTTCTGCAGGTCGCTCACCGGCATGCGCCACATGTCCTCGCCCGCGGTGCGCGCGGCCTGGAGCACCTCGTTGACCGCGCCGTCGTGGTCTCCGAAGGCGCCCACGATGTAGTTGCCCAGCGCGACGATGCACGCGCCCGTCAGCGTGGCCAGGTCGATGACGGCGGACGGCTGGTGCTCACAGGCCCAGGTGAGGATGTCGCCCAGCACCAGGCGGCCCTCGGCGTCCGTGTTGGTGATCTCCACCGTCTTGCCCAGGCGGGACGTGAGGATGTCGCCGGGCTTGTAGGCGTTGCCGGCGGGCATGTTCTCGCACGCGCCGATGAAGGCATGCACGGGGAAGGGCGGCTTGAGCGCGGCGATGACCTGCATGGCGCCCAGCACGGCGGCGGAGCCGGCCATGTCCGTCTTCATCTCCACCATGCCCTCGGTGGGCTTGAGCGACAGGCCGCCCGAGTCGAAGGTGATGGCCTTGCCCACCAGCGCCAGCGGCGGGCGCTTCGCGTCGCGCGCGTTCTTCGGCGTGTAGACGACGTGGATGAGCCGGGGCTCCTCGGTGCTCCCGGCCGCGACGCCCAGGAACATGCCCATGTCCAGCTTCTCGATTTCACGCTTGCCGCCGATGGTGATCTTCAGCCCGTGCTCACGCGCGGACTTGCGGGCGGCCTCCGCCAGCACCGCGGGCGTCACCGCGTTGGGCGGCTCGTTCACCAGATCTCGCGCCCAGTTGGTGGCCTCGCTCACCGTCCTGGCCAGCGCGAGCGCGTCTTCCACCTCGCGCGACTTCTCGGTGCCCTCGGGCAGCACCAGCGCGACCTTGACGGGCTTCTGCGCGCCCTTCTCCTCGCGGGCGGAGGACTTGTACTTGTCGAAGCGGTAGGCGCCCAGCTCCAGCCCTTCCACCACCGCGCGCACCGCGTCGGCCGGGGACTGCGTGGCGGGCAGCGCCACCGCGAGCGACGCGACCTTGAGGCGGTGGGCCGCCTTCGCCGCGCGCCCCAGGGCCAGCCGGAGCGTCTCCGCCTGGAAGCGAGCGCGGTTGCCCAGGCCCAGCAGCAGCACGCGGCCCGCGGTGGTGCGGCCAAGCGTGTGCATCATCAGGGACTGGTCGGCCTTGCCCTTGAAGCCCTCTTGGGTGGCGGCGCCCCGCAGGCGGCCCTCCAGCGCGCGGTCCGCCGAGGCCAGGCTGACCGGGGCGCCCTCACTCAGCTCGCCCTCGAAGAGCGGAATGACGAGCAGCTCGCCATTCGCAAGGGTGGCGTCGCCGGTGACGAAGGTGAAATTCATGGGCCGATGAACTCCTGAACGGGAGAGGGGAGAAGAGAAGTCGCGGACTGTAACGCCCGGCTTGTTGCACGCAAAGCGTTGGATTTCATTCGAGCGTTGCATTGCCGCGAGGGGCTGGGTAGCAGTCAGGGCAATGCCCACCTTGCTGATGCATCTGACCGCCATCGAACGGTTGGCCGCCAATCCCGGAGAGCTGCCGGCGGATTGGGTGCGCGCGCTCTCCGAGGACTTGCCGTACGCGCGCTTCGGCGCGGCGCTGCCGGACCTTCCGTTGTGCGAGGGCATCCGGGGCGGGCTCGCCGCGTTCCTCCCGGAGCGGGAGATGCCGCCCTTCGCGCGGCTGTATCACGAGCGCGCGCCGGTGGGCTTCGGGCTGAAGATGGCGGAGTTGGTGGCGACGGGCGCGCTGGTGGGCACCGAGCCGGGACTGGCCTTGCTGGCCGGTTACTTCACCCACTTGTGCCTGGACCGGCGGATGTATCCGGTGGTGGACGGGTTGGTGGCGCGGCATCGCCGGCGGGGCGAGCGGCTCTTGTCGGCGCAGCGTGACATCGAGTGGGCGCAGACGCTCTTCTACCTGCGCGAGCTGCACGGCATGGACCTGCTGGGCACCCCCCGGCTGCGGGAGAAGTGTCAGGTGGTGAAGAGTCCCGGCTTCCCGTGGCGCGGCATCGGACGGGGCATCTACGAGCTGGTGCGGCTGTCGTCGCAGGAGCGCGTGGGGCAGGCGCCGACCAAGGCGGAGGTGGATGGCTGGGTGCGTGGCCTCTATGTCTCCGGCTTGTTTCTCTCCAGCCCCATGGGGCGTACGCGTGCGCTGCCTGCCTTCGCCCGCCTGTCCTTCCAGGAGCTGTACCGCAATGACACCTTCGACTTCTCCCAGGAGGTCGAGGGTGCGCTGGAGTCGGCGCGGGGCGTGCTTCGGAGGTTGCACGGCTACATGGCGAGGGGCACCTTCACACCCCGTACGCGAGCTCGCTTCCTGGAGGCGTTCCCCGAGGGCACCCTGGGCGTACGCGCGGCATAGCGCGTGGGCCATTGTCCCTGGGTGCAGGGATGTTTCGCGCGTGGAGCAGCCGTCCTGGCGAGCCGTGTTCCCCTCGGGGAATGCCGCTGGGCGCGGCGTTGGAGCGCTCCTATTCTCGTGAAGGAATGACGGTTCTTCTCCTCATGGTGGTGGGCGGGCTCGCGGGAGCGCTGGGGTCGATGCTCGGCATCGGAGGGGGCATCGTCCTGGTGCCCACGTTGGTGCTGGGTTTCGACGTGCCCCTGGAGGAGGCGATACCGGCCAGTCTGCTGTGCGTGGTGGCCAACTCCTGCGCCGCGGCGGCGGGCTACGTGGACAACCACCTGAGCGACATCCGCCTGGGGCTGACGCTGGAGCTGGCCACGGTGCTGGGCGCCATCGCGGGAGGCCTGGTGGCGGCGCTCCTCGCCCCGGCGATGGTGGCGGTGGTGTTCGGCCTGTTCACCTTCTACGTCGCGCTGCAGATGATCTTCCTGCGCTCGCCTCGCGCCGAGCCCGCGACGCTCGACGACTACCGGCCGACGAACTATCCGCTAGGCATCTCCGGCTCCTTCGTCGCGGGCGGGCTGTCCGCGCTGCTGGGCGTGGGAGGCGGGCCGCTGAAGGTGCCGCTGATGAGCTACGGCATGCGCGTGCCCTTCAAGGTGGCCAGCGCCACCAGCAACCTGATGATTGGCGTGACGGGCGCGGCGAGCGTGGCCGCCTACGC from Myxococcus stipitatus carries:
- a CDS encoding DUF4388 domain-containing protein yields the protein MAQKPKATPRVGGEATSLELEKSLAAGLSSSRPLSAWFHGPEGMVLLQEPSGFAGFLAGTLGTLSVEEVFAHVLTGIRSGLLAVQSGAVRRTVSFRDGQVVFATSTERSERLGAVLTRLGMVTQTQLTQALSRVTPSRRIGQVLTSEGLVSEAHLYGAMTYVVREVVLSLFELTEGSFLFVEGPAPMADVVKLPERTRDLVLTGIKRSEELARLRRRYPEDLRAEPGPAGARPGEERFFQRLGSGATLADLRVVREGGQHAFYSWLDECVRGGHLQVRPLTPAAPSVPAVEGMAWELLSAEERYNLLLSLIHRALRDAGKDVDLLRGFLDAPPSGLEEAFAGVVPGADGRVDVTRLRANLSTGGEAVARAMTLEALDAIVSYALFSARNVLPPDVAERLSNTYRTLQGGLA
- a CDS encoding leucyl aminopeptidase, yielding MNFTFVTGDATLANGELLVIPLFEGELSEGAPVSLASADRALEGRLRGAATQEGFKGKADQSLMMHTLGRTTAGRVLLLGLGNRARFQAETLRLALGRAAKAAHRLKVASLAVALPATQSPADAVRAVVEGLELGAYRFDKYKSSAREEKGAQKPVKVALVLPEGTEKSREVEDALALARTVSEATNWARDLVNEPPNAVTPAVLAEAARKSAREHGLKITIGGKREIEKLDMGMFLGVAAGSTEEPRLIHVVYTPKNARDAKRPPLALVGKAITFDSGGLSLKPTEGMVEMKTDMAGSAAVLGAMQVIAALKPPFPVHAFIGACENMPAGNAYKPGDILTSRLGKTVEITNTDAEGRLVLGDILTWACEHQPSAVIDLATLTGACIVALGNYIVGAFGDHDGAVNEVLQAARTAGEDMWRMPVSDLQKDALRSEVADMKNSGERWGGSINAALFLKEFVGDTPWVHLDIAGPSNSPKERGYNAKGATGVGVRTLVEWVRLRAQNQAAEPIEPPSARPARAPRGSRKSARG
- a CDS encoding sulfite exporter TauE/SafE family protein; protein product: MTVLLLMVVGGLAGALGSMLGIGGGIVLVPTLVLGFDVPLEEAIPASLLCVVANSCAAAAGYVDNHLSDIRLGLTLELATVLGAIAGGLVAALLAPAMVAVVFGLFTFYVALQMIFLRSPRAEPATLDDYRPTNYPLGISGSFVAGGLSALLGVGGGPLKVPLMSYGMRVPFKVASATSNLMIGVTGAASVAAYALRGHLKLALVSPLVVGVLAGAYAGGQLMPKVPTLVLKRLFALVLLVVAGQMLWKGGAGLWPSVWK